GATGATTTCTATCTCTTCCATGCCTAAATGCCCAGATTCACCCGCATGCGGATTGAGCCCCGCCACAATAATACGCGGCTTAGCGATGCCAAATTTAGTTTGTAGATCGCTATGCAAAATACGCAATGTGGTGCTGAGCGATTCGGCGGTGATGGCGGCGGCCACGTCTTTAAGCGGTAAATGCGAGGTGGCGAGTGCTACGCGCATCTCGCTACAGGCCAACATCATCACTACTTGAGGGGTGTGGCATAGCTCGGCAAGGTACTCGGTATGGCCATAGAAAAAACGCCCCAAGGCAGCGCCTTCATTGATCACCCCTTTGTGAATAGGGGCGGTCGCTATAGCGGCAAATTCACCACTTAGGCAGCCAGAGCTGGCTCTATCCAGAATATCCAGTACATAGCGAGCATTCCCCAGATTGAGTTGGCCTGCGTGGCATTCTGTGCGCAGTGGAATGTGTAAAACACAGACTGCTGCCTTGCTATCTGGCGAGTAATCTGGCCAGTTGGCGGCGATATGGCACTGATTTGCTCTTTGCTGGAGTAGATCTTTATCGCAAAGAATCACCAGCTGGCAAGCAAGTGGCGCGCCAGCTGCCAGCATGGCGGAGATTTCTGGGCCAATACCAGCGGGCTCGCCGCTGGTAATAGCAATGCGTAAGGGCTTACTCATCCTTTAAACGAAGATCCACAAAGGCACGGTCGCGTTGCTGGCGGATCCAGTCTTCAAATTGTTCTTCGCTCTTGCGCTGTTTTAATTCATTTCGCACACGGAAACGCTCACGCTCTACGGTCATGTCTTTAGAACGGCGTTCCAACACTTGAATGATATGCAAGCCAAACGGGGATTGAATCACGCCGCTGGTTTCATTGGGCTTGAGTGCATTCATCGCGCTTTCAAACTCTGGCACGGTTTCGCCTGGGGTGAGCCAGCCTAAATCGCCGCCCTTGCTGGCGCTGCCATCATCGGAATAGAGGCGGGCGAGCTCTTCAAACTTGCTGCCGTTTTTTAGGCGATCGACTAGCTGGTTTAGGCGCTGGCGTGCGTCGTTTTCAGAAACAAGTTCATTGGTGCGAATCAAGATGTGCCGCGCGTGCGTTTGCTCCACAATTGTTTTTTGTTCTTGGCTGCGTTTTTCTAACAGCTTCACAATATGAAAGCCGCCTGGGCTGCGCACTAAGTCGGTGATTTCACCCGGTTTTAATTTTTCTAGTAGCTGGGTAAAGGCTGGAGGTAGTGAGCCTGCCGCGCGCCAGCCTAAGTTACCACCACTGGTGGCATCCGGTGCGCTAGAGTAAACCGCCGCGATGGAGGCAAAATCTTTACCTGATTCAATTTCTTTGACTGCAGCGAGTGCACGGGTGCGCTTGGCAGCAATTTGCTCAGGGCTCGCGTTTTCTGGTAGTGGAATTAAAATATGCGCTAAGCGAAATTCTTGCTGCTCTTTGCCGTGATTCAGTTTGAGGTATTCGTCGATTTCGCTGTCACCGATAACAATACGGTTATCGATTTCGCGCTCTCTTAAGCGGCTAAGGGTGATTTCACGGCGAATATCTTCGCGGAATGATTTCCAGCTTGTGCCTTGTTTGGCCAGTGTTTCACGAAACTGGGGCAAGGACATTTTGTTTTGCTCAGCCATACGGCCAATCGCACGTTCTAGTTGGCTATCATCAATACGAATGCCGATTTGGTCGGCGTATTGAACTTGTACCAGCTCTAAAATCATCCGATCTAAAACCTGCTGTTTCAGCACGCTAGGCGAGGGTGGCGTGATTTGTTGGCTGGCCATGTTTTTTTGAATACTGCTAATCCGCGCATCCAATTCTTGCTGGGTAATCGCACTTTTATTGACTACGGCAACAATACGGTCAATGGTTTGAATGGATGCCGAGGCAATATGGGCGGTGCCAATCAGGGCAACGAGCGCTAAAGCGCGGGAAACGTGGCGCAGCTTCATATAATCAGTAGACCTTGCTGTAGGTATCGGTGTAGCCGGGAATAGTTTGGCGAAGCACATCGATTGGATTGCTGCCTAAACCACCTAGCCCGCCCAATTCGAGTAGGGCAAAGAAATTGGTGTTGAATGTACCGTCATTGGTAATGTAGCGTTGGGCAGCAAAACGTAAGGCCCAGCAGCCCGCATTATATTCAACTCCGCCTAGAGTTTCCAAAGCCTTGTTGTCACGTAGGGAATAGTTGGCACGGCCAATGGCATACCATCCACCCCCAAGTGGCCATTGGCCGGAGAAATCCAGTTGCTCAATATTGCTATTACTATTGAGTACATAGCGCATATTGAGAGCACGGAAAGCACCTGGGCTCCAGCCAAAATTCACATCGGAGCGAATCGTGCGGTTGTCTTTGGCGTTGTATTGCAGGCTATAACCCACCATAAAATCACGCCAAACTTGGCCGCTTACCGAAAGTAATAAATCTGAAGTGGTCGTCTCATCTAGCCGGCCAGGCGCATCTAAGGTGACTTTTTGATCGGTAAAATAAAAACGCTGGCCTATGGTGGCTCGAACCCGCTCAATCCCTGTGGAGGATTCATAGAGCCGAGATGAAACGGCTAAAGTCAGTTGATTTGCATCGTTAATGCGATCGTTACCCGAAAACTGGTTTTCCGAAAACATCTGCGCAAATGAAAAATCAGTAATGGCCGAGTCAAAGTTAGGGAGCTTAGATTGGTCCCTATAAGGCACATAGGCATAGTAAGCGCGTGGCTCTAAGGTTTGCGTATAGTCCTCGCCCCATAGTTGGTTTTCTTTTTCAAAATACAGGCCGCTATCAACGCTAAAAATTGGCACAACGCGGTTTTCTGTGCTGTCGAGCTGATCGTTGCCATTGGCGCGTAATTGATAACTCGTTGCGTGCACGCTAACCTTGGGTTTAATAAATCCATAAGAATTATTAAACGGCATGCTTATTTCAGGCTTGGCCCAAACGCGGGTACCATTGATTTTGGTCGAGTGATTAAACTCGGTAGCTTCCCCTGCAATACTAAGCTGCAGGCCAGGTATCCACTCCGGATTGGCCGAAAACCCCAGTTGCGGCACGCGGGCGTAAGGCTCATCAACTGGATTGGTGGTGCTTTGGATGGTCTGGAAACGCTGCCAGCGACCAAATGCCTGCCAGTTGTCGCCGCGATAACTCAGCACGGCTTCACGCGGTAAATTGGTTTGAGAGGCTACACTTAAGCGGTCACCAAAATCATTAAAGTAATCGTCATCTGATACTTTTTGTAGATTTAAATTCAACGTTAGGCGATCAGTTAGCGCGTGCTGGTGCTGAAATACAATACTGCTGCGATCAGAGCCAGAGACGTCATCATTGCTCAGCCCTTCCACTCTTAATGTGCCAGCGTAATCAGGCTGCATATAGCGGAAATCGCCGCCCAGCATCACCCCACGGCGCGACATATAGCGCGGCGTGAGCGTGAAATCGTAATTGGGCGCGATATTCCAGTAAAGCGGCGTGGAAAACTCAAAACCATTACGGTTATTGGTGCTAAATGAGGGCGCTAAAAAGCCGGTTTGCCGATTGCTATTGAGTGGAAAATTCATCCACGGCATATACATAATTGGCGCGCCTTTGAATTCTAACCACGCATTGTGGGCAACGCCCTTATTGGTGGTGTAATCCAGCTCTAGCTCATTCGCGTGTAAAAACCACGCATTATCCCCAGGTTGGCAAGTGGTAAAACGGCCATCTGATAGGCGATATTTATCGTCGCCTTCAAATAATAATTTTACGGCATCACCACGGCCTAAGCCTTGCGCCATTGCGTAATCAGGCTGGGTTAGCGAGCCATGCTTGCTATCAAGCAAGTAATCAAGCTGATTACCTTTAAGCACGTCTCCTTGGCGCGTCATTTTGACTTGATCGCCCGC
This genomic interval from Iodobacter fluviatilis contains the following:
- the pdxA gene encoding 4-hydroxythreonine-4-phosphate dehydrogenase PdxA → MSKPLRIAITSGEPAGIGPEISAMLAAGAPLACQLVILCDKDLLQQRANQCHIAANWPDYSPDSKAAVCVLHIPLRTECHAGQLNLGNARYVLDILDRASSGCLSGEFAAIATAPIHKGVINEGAALGRFFYGHTEYLAELCHTPQVVMMLACSEMRVALATSHLPLKDVAAAITAESLSTTLRILHSDLQTKFGIAKPRIIVAGLNPHAGESGHLGMEEIEIISPVLEALRLEGMTLIGPLPADTLFNRNILASGDAVLAMYHDQGLPVLKYASFGSGINITLGLPIIRTSVDHGTALDLAGKGSADAGSLIAATQLAIELATASQG
- a CDS encoding LPS-assembly protein LptD — encoded protein: MSAPHIPFHFRLTVIATALYCAMAHSAEPLPIQVEADNVVGTAQGQTEAKGNVQFHRGDLDVNAEWAKFDQKTNRVTAGDQVKMTRQGDVLKGNQLDYLLDSKHGSLTQPDYAMAQGLGRGDAVKLLFEGDDKYRLSDGRFTTCQPGDNAWFLHANELELDYTTNKGVAHNAWLEFKGAPIMYMPWMNFPLNSNRQTGFLAPSFSTNNRNGFEFSTPLYWNIAPNYDFTLTPRYMSRRGVMLGGDFRYMQPDYAGTLRVEGLSNDDVSGSDRSSIVFQHQHALTDRLTLNLNLQKVSDDDYFNDFGDRLSVASQTNLPREAVLSYRGDNWQAFGRWQRFQTIQSTTNPVDEPYARVPQLGFSANPEWIPGLQLSIAGEATEFNHSTKINGTRVWAKPEISMPFNNSYGFIKPKVSVHATSYQLRANGNDQLDSTENRVVPIFSVDSGLYFEKENQLWGEDYTQTLEPRAYYAYVPYRDQSKLPNFDSAITDFSFAQMFSENQFSGNDRINDANQLTLAVSSRLYESSTGIERVRATIGQRFYFTDQKVTLDAPGRLDETTTSDLLLSVSGQVWRDFMVGYSLQYNAKDNRTIRSDVNFGWSPGAFRALNMRYVLNSNSNIEQLDFSGQWPLGGGWYAIGRANYSLRDNKALETLGGVEYNAGCWALRFAAQRYITNDGTFNTNFFALLELGGLGGLGSNPIDVLRQTIPGYTDTYSKVY
- a CDS encoding peptidylprolyl isomerase, producing the protein MKLRHVSRALALVALIGTAHIASASIQTIDRIVAVVNKSAITQQELDARISSIQKNMASQQITPPSPSVLKQQVLDRMILELVQVQYADQIGIRIDDSQLERAIGRMAEQNKMSLPQFRETLAKQGTSWKSFREDIRREITLSRLREREIDNRIVIGDSEIDEYLKLNHGKEQQEFRLAHILIPLPENASPEQIAAKRTRALAAVKEIESGKDFASIAAVYSSAPDATSGGNLGWRAAGSLPPAFTQLLEKLKPGEITDLVRSPGGFHIVKLLEKRSQEQKTIVEQTHARHILIRTNELVSENDARQRLNQLVDRLKNGSKFEELARLYSDDGSASKGGDLGWLTPGETVPEFESAMNALKPNETSGVIQSPFGLHIIQVLERRSKDMTVERERFRVRNELKQRKSEEQFEDWIRQQRDRAFVDLRLKDE